In Deinococcus maricopensis DSM 21211, one genomic interval encodes:
- a CDS encoding tetratricopeptide repeat protein, with protein sequence MAHSVPTILLTACLTLGVASAQATPTSTPPAPTAPSVTSTADLSAAQRALQEGRYRDAQTAFEALIARDYNNAEAHFGLGLTLYALGDLTGARFEFTQLTALAPDRFEGFYNLGVLAARQGQYDEALANYQKALTLAQGKASPTSVRQVLDALAGEQTRRGDYPGLITTLTATLALAPNDAALQLRLADAQYRAGNGTQALPALYALLQANPANADAAQLLADVYTAQNLPDRAIRELDKAVAATPNGTVQARLLLRKADLLARQNRTRDAVLAVQDAVKADSRNAAAQARLGELLLARNDRTGARTAYQNAARLDPQNASYRASLALVELNLAQYDAARRDAQLAVQAAPDQLTLARAQFVLGVAAYRQGQYAQARSALQSSALKVPDAETNLWLGLASYALKDYAGAITALEASAKVNPSVNARQNLGAALLAAGRYQEAEATLRGVVTDAPKTAIAWYQLGWTLRNLDREAEARTAFRTALNLGYTQARGALR encoded by the coding sequence GTGGCTCACAGCGTTCCCACAATCCTGCTGACAGCGTGCCTCACCCTAGGTGTCGCATCCGCCCAGGCAACCCCTACATCCACTCCGCCGGCGCCCACTGCGCCGAGCGTCACCAGCACGGCTGACCTCAGCGCCGCGCAGCGCGCCCTGCAGGAAGGCCGCTACCGCGACGCCCAAACGGCGTTCGAGGCGCTCATCGCCCGCGACTACAACAACGCCGAGGCGCACTTCGGCCTGGGCCTCACCCTGTACGCGCTCGGCGACCTCACAGGCGCGCGCTTCGAGTTCACGCAACTCACGGCGCTCGCCCCGGACCGCTTCGAGGGCTTCTACAACCTCGGCGTTCTCGCAGCCCGCCAGGGTCAGTACGATGAGGCCCTCGCCAACTACCAGAAGGCCCTCACCCTCGCGCAGGGCAAAGCCAGCCCGACCAGCGTCCGCCAAGTTCTGGACGCCCTCGCCGGCGAGCAGACCCGCCGCGGCGACTACCCCGGCCTGATCACCACCCTCACCGCCACCCTCGCGCTCGCGCCCAACGACGCCGCGCTGCAACTGCGCCTCGCCGACGCGCAATACCGCGCCGGAAACGGCACGCAGGCCCTGCCGGCCCTGTACGCGCTGCTGCAGGCGAACCCCGCCAACGCGGACGCGGCGCAACTCCTCGCGGACGTCTACACCGCGCAGAACCTCCCGGACCGCGCGATCCGCGAACTCGACAAGGCCGTCGCCGCCACGCCCAACGGCACCGTGCAGGCCCGCCTGCTCCTGCGCAAAGCCGACCTGCTCGCCCGCCAGAACCGCACCCGCGACGCCGTCCTCGCCGTGCAGGACGCCGTCAAGGCCGACAGCCGCAACGCCGCCGCGCAGGCCCGCCTGGGCGAACTGCTCCTCGCGCGCAACGACCGCACCGGCGCCCGCACCGCGTACCAGAACGCCGCGCGCCTCGACCCGCAGAACGCCAGCTACCGCGCCAGCCTCGCGCTCGTCGAACTGAACCTCGCGCAGTACGACGCGGCCCGCCGCGACGCCCAGCTCGCCGTGCAGGCGGCCCCGGACCAGCTCACGCTCGCCCGCGCGCAATTCGTGCTCGGCGTGGCCGCGTACCGCCAGGGGCAGTACGCTCAGGCGCGCAGCGCCCTGCAATCCAGCGCCCTGAAAGTCCCGGACGCCGAAACGAACCTCTGGCTCGGTCTCGCCAGCTACGCCCTCAAGGACTACGCTGGCGCCATCACCGCCCTCGAGGCGAGCGCCAAGGTCAACCCCAGCGTCAATGCCCGCCAGAACCTCGGCGCGGCCCTGCTCGCCGCCGGACGTTACCAGGAGGCCGAAGCGACCCTGCGCGGCGTCGTCACCGACGCGCCCAAAACCGCCATC
- the rlmN gene encoding 23S rRNA (adenine(2503)-C(2))-methyltransferase RlmN produces MQSLLDLHPDQYPLDGYRRKQLLQWVFEKGAGRFEDMTNLPANVRAELAASYSLDPFLHTETARSRDGSVKYLFTLHDGKQMEAVYMPYLDRKTVCVSTMVGCPAKCAFCATGAMGFGRNLTAGEIVGQVLAVARGEGLPPRDIRSLVFMGMGEGLLNYDNVMLASRILLHPLAFDMSKRRVTLSTVGLPKGIRKLAREDDLGIRLAISLHAPDEETRQRIIPTGHRNSIADIMDAAREYQDVTGRRITFEYSMLRGVNDHLWQAEELAGLLRGLVAHVNLIPMNPWEGSGFEESTEAQIQAFYDVLSARGVEVSVRRSRGRDAGAACGQLALKRPPQGQSLMQLA; encoded by the coding sequence ATGCAGTCACTCCTTGACCTTCACCCTGATCAGTACCCCCTGGACGGTTACCGCCGCAAGCAACTGCTGCAGTGGGTGTTCGAGAAGGGCGCAGGCCGCTTTGAGGACATGACGAACCTGCCCGCGAACGTCCGCGCTGAACTTGCCGCGTCGTACAGCCTCGACCCGTTCCTGCATACGGAAACGGCCCGCAGCCGCGACGGCAGCGTCAAGTACCTGTTCACCCTGCACGACGGCAAGCAGATGGAAGCCGTGTACATGCCGTACCTGGACCGCAAGACCGTGTGCGTGTCCACCATGGTCGGCTGCCCCGCGAAGTGCGCGTTCTGTGCGACGGGCGCAATGGGGTTCGGGCGCAACCTGACGGCCGGCGAGATCGTCGGGCAGGTCCTGGCCGTCGCGCGCGGCGAGGGCCTCCCCCCGCGCGACATTCGCAGCCTCGTGTTTATGGGGATGGGGGAGGGGCTCCTGAACTACGACAACGTGATGCTCGCCTCCCGCATCCTGCTGCACCCGCTCGCGTTCGACATGAGCAAGCGTCGCGTGACCCTCAGCACGGTGGGTCTGCCCAAAGGCATCCGTAAGCTCGCGCGTGAAGACGACCTCGGCATCCGTCTGGCCATCAGTCTGCACGCGCCCGACGAGGAGACCCGTCAGCGCATCATTCCGACCGGGCACCGCAACAGCATCGCGGACATCATGGACGCTGCCCGCGAATACCAGGACGTTACGGGTCGCCGCATCACCTTCGAGTACAGCATGCTGCGCGGCGTGAATGACCACCTGTGGCAGGCGGAGGAACTCGCGGGCCTGTTGCGCGGTCTGGTGGCGCACGTGAACCTGATTCCCATGAACCCCTGGGAGGGCAGCGGGTTCGAGGAGAGCACCGAGGCGCAGATTCAGGCGTTCTACGACGTCCTGTCCGCGCGTGGTGTGGAGGTCAGCGTGCGCCGCTCGCGTGGGCGCGACGCGGGGGCTGCGTGTGGTCAGCTGGCGCTCAAGCGGCCCCCACAGGGGCAATCCCTCATGCAACTCGCCTGA